CGCCAAGCCCCTTCAGCGCCTGCACCTGGTCGCGCATCAGGGCGATCAGCGGCGAGACGACCACACCGACGCCCGGCCGGCAAAGCGCCGGCACCTGGAAACACAGGGATTTGCCCGCTCCGGTCGGAAACAGCACCACGGCGTCCCCACCGGAAACGACATGGGACACCACCTCCGCCTGCCGCCCGCGAAAGGCCGGATAGCCATAAACGCGTTTCAGCACGGACAGCGGCGTTTCCGGCTCAGGGGCGGAAAACAGCGGATCGGTAAGAGAGTGAGTCGGCATGGCGCCAGATGTAGCCGACGGGGGAGGGGATGACCACCGCTCGGCAAGGTTTCCCGGTGGAGAAGGCTCCGGCTCCGTCTCGCCAGACCGCATCCTGCTGCTCTTGGGCATCTGGACCCGCGTTTCGCCAAGGGCGCTGGCAGCGTTCCACGCGGAGTGAGGGAGCCTCCACCTCCTCTTCAATCGAGGAGGTGGCAGCAAACCGCCGGGTGCGGGGGGGCAGGCTTCATTGTGCCCGGATCTCACACCGCCCCGGAGGTTCGCGTCGCCCCTTCCTGAGAGGAAGAGGTTCGTTCGCTCAGTCGATCGGCGTGAACACCATCGAATGGCCGTTGATGCAGTAGCGCAGGCCGGTCGGTTTCGGGCCGTCGGGAAAGACATGACCCAGATGGCCGCCGCAATTGGCGCAGCGGATTTCCGTGCGCACCATGCCGAAGGCCGTGTCGCGGTGTTCGGTCACGGCATCAGGCTTCACCGGCTCGAAATAGCTCGGCCAGCCGCAGCCGGCGTCGAACTTCGTATCGGAGACGAAGAGTGGTTCGTCGCAGGCGGCACAGTGATAGAGACCCTTCTGGAAATTGTCCCAGTAGGGTCCGGAAAAGGCGCGCTCCGTGCCGTGTTCGCGCAGGATCCGGTATTGCTCCGGCGTCAGTTGTTCGCGCCATTCGGCGTCGGACTTGACGATCTTCGGGGCAGGGGTGGAAGCGGTCATGATCTACTCCTTGGCAAGGACCGGGCGTCTAGCGAGCGGCGTGGCAAGCATGGCCCGGCTGGGTTGCACTATAGATAGGGTGCGGGATGTCGACCGGCAATCGCCCCTCGCATGGCTTTGGTCGCCGAAAGCAGCCTGCGCTTTCACGTCAAACTGATAGACATGCACTGTTTTTGACCGAAACCTGGGTTGACGCGTCCGTGAACCGATAAGGTTCCGTTTTTGCTTGAGACGAAGGATGGCTTGTCCTAACACACTCGCACCTTGTATCGACTGATGATCGAGACCCGATCCGATACCCACGGGGAGATGGAATGCCTGAGATGACGAGCGACCTGACCTGGGTCGCCATGCTGTTGCCCTTCGCCGCCGCTCTTCTGGCGCCATGGCTCACGGGCCGCCTGGGGGCGAATGCCGCCTGGTTGCTGGCTCTGGCACCGGCGCTCGCCTTTGCCCATTTCGCAGGCTTCCTGCCCGAGATTGCAGCCGGCGAACGGGTGACCGGCGGTTTCGCCTGGGTCCCCAGCCTCAATCTCTCCTTTTCCTGGTTTCTCGACGGCCTGTCGCTCACCTTCGCACTGCTGATCACCGGCATCGGCGTGCTGATCGTGCTGTATGCCGGCGGCTACATGAAGGGCCATCCGCAGCAGGGCCGCTTCATCGGCTTCATCCTGCTTTTCATGGGCGCCATGCTCGGGCTCGTCGTCTCCGACAGCTTCCTCATGCTCTTCGTCTTCTGGGAGCTCACCTCGATCACGTCCTTCCTGCTGATCGGCTTCGACCACACGCGGGAGGCCTCGCGTCGGGCCGCCCTGCAGGCGCTGGTCGTCACCGGTGGCGGTGGTCTCATCCTGCTTGCCGGCATGATCTTCATCTGGAACATCACCGGCGTCAGCCAGCTCTCGCTGCTGCTCTCGACCGGCGACACCTTGCGCGAAAGCCCCTTCTATCTCGCAGCCCTTCTCCTGGTGCTCGGCGGGGCCTTCACCAAGTCGGCCCAGTTCCCCTTCCACTTCTGGCTGCCCAACGCCATGGAAGCGCCGACCCCGGTCTCGGCCTATCTGCACTCGGCGACCATGGTGAAGGCCGGCGTCTATCTCCTGATGCGTCTCAACCCGGTCATGGGCGAAACGCCCGCCTGGGAAATCCTGTTGCCCTTCTTCGGCGGGCTCACCCTGCTGGTCGGCTCGGTTCTGGCCGTGCGCCAGACCGATCTGAAGCTGATGCTGGCCTATACGACGGTGGCCTCGCTCGGCCTGCTGGTCATGCTGACCGGCTTCGGTACCGAACACGCGGTCGAGGCCGCGGTGCTCTATCTGGTTGCCCATTCGCTGTTCAAGGGCGCGCTCTTCATGGTCGCCGGCGCAATCGACCATGAGGCCGGCACGCGCGACATCACCCGCCTCGGCGGCTTGCGCAAGCTGATGCCGATCACCTTTGCCGCCGCCATTCTCGCCGGCGTCTCCATGGCCGGCCTGCCGCCGCTCTTCGGCTTCCTCGCCAAGGAAGAGATCTATTACGCGCTCGCCGGCGCAAGCCCGCGCGCCATTCTCTTCACCGCAGTCGCCGTGATCGGCAATGCCCTGATGTTCGTCATCGCCTTTGCTGTCGGCCTGAAACCCTTCATCGGCCGGGAAGGTGACACGCCGAAACACGCCCATGAGGGGCCTGTCCTGCTCTGGCTCGGACCGCTGACGCTCGCCGTCCTGTCGCTCGCAGGCGCACTTTTCTCCGGCCTTGCGCACCGCTTCATCTCCTCGCCCATGGCAAGCGCCGTGGATGGCGAGGCGCAGGCCGTCACAATCGGCCTCATACCCTCCATCGGTGCGGCTCTGGCGCTCTCGGTGCTGACCGTCGTCCTCGGCGTCGTCCTTTATCTCGGCCTCGACCGCCTCCGCGCCACGGTCGATCGCCTCGTCACCGGCCTCGGCGTGAGCCCGGACCGCGGCTTCGACCATTTCATCAGCGGTCTCGTGCGGCTGTCCACCGGGATCACCCGTTTCGTCCAGAACGGCCGCCTTGAAACCTACATCACGCTCACCTTCGTCTTCGTCGCGATCGTGCTTCTGGTCACGCCCGTCGTCTATGGCGAGCTGCCGACGGGTCTCAGCCTGCCATCGGAATTCGACTTCCACCAAATGGCGATCCTTGCCATTGCCGTCATCGGTGTCATTGCCGTGCTTTCGGCCCAGGACCGCCTGACCGCGATCGTCTGCCTCGGCATCCAGGGCTTCGCCGTCGCCGTCATCTTCCTGCTCTATGGTGCGCCGGATCTCTCCTTCACCCAGTTCATGGTCGAGACGCTTTCGGTCGTCATCCTGGCGCTGGTCATGACGCGGCTCAGGCTCTCGCCCTCGGATCACCGCCCGATCACTGCCCGTCTGCTCGACGGCTCGCTTGCCATTGCCTGTGGCCTCGGCTTCGGCCTGATGCTCGCCGCCTCGACCGCCGGCCCCTTCGATGCCTCGCTCTCGGCCTTCTTCGCCGAGCATTCCAAGATCATCGCCCACGGCGCCAATGTGGTGAATGTCATCATCGTCGACTTCCGCGGTGTCGATACGCTGGGTGAGATCGGCGTCGTCATGATCACCGGCCTCTCCATCCTGGCGCTGATCCGCATTCGGGTCGGTGCGCCGATCATTCCGACACCGGCTCCCTCCGAGGTCGCGCCCGCGCCGGCGCCGCCCCCTGCATCGTCCAAGACAAAAGGTGCAAAACGCCGATGAACACCCTGATCTTCCGCACCTTTGCGCCGTTCCTGACCGTGCTGATGCTGGTCTTCTCGATCTTCGTGCTGTTGCGCGGCCACAATGAACCGGGAGGCGGCTTCATCGGCGGCCTGATCGGGGCCGCCGCCTTCGCCATGTATGGCATCGCCTTCGGCGTCCAGGCCGTGCGCCGCGCCATGGTCTTTCATCCGATGTCGGTGGCGGGCTGCGGCCTTCTGGTCTCGACCTTGTCGGGCGTGATATCGGCCCCCCTCGGCTATCCCTTCATGACCGGCGTCTGGGTCTATCCAAGCCTTGGCGGCGTCGAAGTTCCGCTCGCGACCGTGATCTCCTTCGACATCGGCGTCTATCTCGTGGTTGTCGGCACATTCGCCTCGATCGCGCTTGCACTCGAAGAAAGGGATGACGGCTGATGGAAGTCATCTTCGCTCTCGTCGTCGGCATTTTCTTCGCTGCCGCCGTTTATCTCATGCTGTCGAAGAAGGTCATCCGCATCCTCTTGGGCGTCGTGCTGCTCGGCAATGCCGTCAACATGCTGCTCTTCACCGCTGGCCGCCTGACGCCCGCCATCCCGCCGATCATTCCCGGCGGCGTGGACGTGCTTCCGCCAGGCACGGCCAATCCGCTGCCGCAGGCCCTCATCCTGACGGCGATTGTCATCTCCTTCTCCTTCTTCTGCTTCCTGCTGGTGCTGACCTACCGCGCCTACCAGGACCTCGGCACCGACGACACGGATGAGATGCGCGTCGCCGAGCCGAAGGACGAGCCGCTGCCGCCGAGCGGCTACTGAGCAGGAGACACGAGGACCTTATGGCTGCCCCCACAACGACACCTGCCGACTACGCCGCCGCCTATGTGATGGAGCCGATGACGGCTGCCCACTGGCTCGCGGTCACACCCATGGCGCTCTGCATCGCCTTCGGCGCGATCCTGATGATGATCCGCCACCGCACCCACTGGCATCCGCACGTGGCGCTGACGGGACTGGCGCTGCTTGTGCTCAATGACGTCATGCTCCTGATGAAGGTCGTGGCCGACGGACCCTTGACCATGATGATGGGCCGCTGGCTGCCGCCCTTCGGCATCGCCATCACCGTCGATCTGACCGGCGCATTGCTCGCCCTGGCCGCAGCCATCGTCGCCCTGTGCGGTGCGCTCTATGCCCATGTCGAGATCAACAACAGCGGTCGCCGCTACGGCTTCTATCCGTTGCTGATGCTGCTGATGGCGGGCGTCTCCGGTGCCTTCCTGACCGGCGATATCTTCAACCTCTATGTCTGGTTCGAGGTCCTGCTGATCTCCTCCTTCGGTCTCTTGATCCTCGGCTCCGAGCGCGAGCAGATCGATGGTGCGCTGAAATATGCGGTTCTGAACCTGATGGCGACGACACTCTTCCTCATCGGCGTTGCCTATCTCTACGGCATCTTCGGCACGCTCAACATGGCCGACATTGCGATGAAGGTGCCGAATTATGCCGGCACAGCACCGCTGATGACGCTGTCGGCGCTCTTTGTCCTCGCCTTCGCGATGAAGGCGGCGGCCTTCCCGGTTAATTTCTGGCTGCCGGCCTCCTACCATACCCCGCGCGTCGTGGTGTCGGCGCTCTTTGCTGGCCTGCTCACCAAGGTCGGTGTCTATGCGCTGTTGCGTGTCATGGTCATGCTCTTTCCCGTCGAGCGCGAGGCCTTGAGCCTCGTCATCGCCATCGTCGCGGCCCTCACCATGGTCCTCGGCGCCATGGGCGCGCTTGCCCAGAACGACATCCGTCGTTTCCTCGGCTTCGTCGTCATCGCCGGGATCGGCAACATGATGGCGGGTATCGCGATCGGCAGCAATCTCGCCGTCGGGGCTGCGATCTTCTACGCGCTGCATTCGATCCTGCTGATGACTGCACTCTATCTCGTTGCCGGCGAGATCGCCCGGATCGGCGGCCACTATCGCCTCGACCGTGTCGCCGGTCTCTGGGCCGTCGCCCCGCTCTTCGGCGCCTTGACGCTGGCGCTCTTCTTCGCCGCAAGCGGCCTGCCGCCGTTTTCCGGTTTCTGGCCGAAGGCACTTCTGGTCAAGGCCTCGATCGACATCGGCGCCTGGTGGCTTGCAGCCTCCGTGCTTTTCTCGGGCTTCCTGACCACGATCGCCTTCGGGCGTGTCTTCCTCTTCTCCTTCTGGCGCCCTGTCGCCGTGGCGGGAGAGCCGGAACTGACGGCCGCACCCGCCATCCAGGTGGGCGCACAGCGCTGGCGCATGGCGCCGATCATCATCCTCACCGGCTTCGTCGTCTGGTTCGGCCTGTTCCCCGACAGCCTGATCGTCATCAGCCAGGATGCAGCCTCCGGCCTGCTCGACCCGACGAGCTATATTCGCTCCGTCTTCCCTGAAGGAGGTGCTCGATGAGCCTTTATGCGATCAGTATCCTGATGGCGGTGATCTGGGCCACCGTATCGGGAAGCTTCACGCTCCTGAACTTCCTCTTCGGCTTCGTTCTCTCGATCCTCACGCTCTATCTCCTGCGCGAGCGCTTCGTCGGGCCCGATTATACCAGCCGCTCACGCCGCATCCTGTCGCTCGTCATGCTCTTCCTGGTCGAACTGGCAAAGTCCGCCTGGCGCGTGGCGACGCTTGTCCTGCAGCCGAAGATGGATCTGAAGCCCGGCATCTTTGCCTATCCGCTGTCGGTCAAAAGCGACTGGGAGATTTCGCTGCTTGCCAATCTCATCACGCTGACGCCGGGTACGCTGTCGGTCGATGTCTCCGAGGATCGCCAGACCCTCTATGTGCATGCGCTCGATTGCTCGGATGTCGAAGCGGCCCGCCGTGACATTGCCGAAGGCTTCGAGAAGAAGATCATGGAGGCCTTTGCCTGATGACCCCCGAACTGATCGTCGAATACGCATCGATCGTGGCCATCGCCATCCTCGTCGTCGCGCTGCTGCTCACCGTCTATCGCGCCGTCGTCGGCCCGACCTTGCCGGATCGCATCGTCGCGCTCGACATGCTGGTCGGCATCGTCATCGGTTTCATCGCCGTCATCGCTCTCAGAACCGGCTATACGCTGTACATCGACATCGCCATCGCGCTCGGCCTCGTCGGCTTCCTGGCAACCGTTGCCTTTGCCCGCTTCGTGCTCGCCCGCGGCTGTGTCGGGGAGGGGGAAGAGATCGAGCCCGGTCCAGCACCTGGCCCGGCGCCGCCCAAACCGGTGGCCACATCTGCAGCCGGGGCCGCTGCGCCGAAGACGGCCAAACCCCGCAAGACCAGCAAGCCGGCCGCACCGTCCGGCAAGGAGGCCAAATGATATCGCTCCTCGCAACGCTCGCAGTTGCCTTCTTGATGATCGCCGGGGCGCTGTTCTCCCTGCTCGCTGCGATCGGTCTCAACCGCCTGCCGGATTTCTACACCCGCATGCATGCGGCCTCGAAGGCCGGTACGGTGGGCTCGGGCTTGCTTCTGCTCGCCGTCGGTCTGCATGCCGCCGATGGCGCGACCTTTGGGCGATCCCTTGCGGGTATCGTCTTCTTCATCCTGACGGCCCCGATTTCCGCCCATCTTCTCGCCCGGGCGGCCCACAAGGTCGGCTACAAGCTGTCATCCGTATCGGTACGTGACGATATGGTTGGCTAATCGAACTTTTGGTATTGCTGGTTGAGTTGGGATTTCTATTGAAATCCCTGCGTTCGATTGTGACGCGATTGAGCAAATCGCCAATAAATAAGTTTTATACCTGTCATATCTAGTAGAAATATCTTGTGGACATTTGCAGCCGGAGTGCTAATTCACAATCAAGAGCGCTGATATGTTGCGTTCGCGGTCTGTAAGCGAAGTTGAGTTCCGGGTATTGGCATTTGCACAGGCCTTATCTTCGTCAAAGTCGGCGTTGCACAGGGTCGGGCGGTTTTGGGGACCGTTTCGGCAAATTTGGTGATCTTTGTCGGGTGTTTTCATCTTCCGTGTCCACTGTCGTCGGCCGGAAGCGCTATAAACTATTGTCTGCGGGGATGGGGCATCCGCGCAGAAATTGAACAGGAGATGTGAATGAGTGAAGTCCAACAGGGTCCCAGCCAGCAATTGCTGGTGGAGCTGACAGCCGACATCGTTTCGGCCTATGTCAGCAACCACATGGTTCAGGTCAGCGACCTGACAACCCTGATCGCCGATGTCCACCAGGCTCTGAACAGCACAGCCACGCCGACCCCGGTGCAGGCTGTCGTCGAGAAGCCGAAGCCCCCGGTTCCGATCCGCAAGTCGATCGAGGACGACTATCTGATCTGCCTTGAGGATGGTCAGAAATTCAAGTCGCTGAAGCGCCACCTGATGACCCATTACAACATGACCCCGGAAGAATATCGCGAGAAGTGGGGCCTGCCGTCCGACTATCCGATGGTGGCACCCGCCTATGCCGAAGCGCGCTCGCGCCTCGCCAAGGAAATGGGTCTGGGCCAGCGCCGCAAGCGCGCCAAGTAATCCGGGCTTTGCCGCGCAAGCGGCATGCAGAACACGAGGCCGGTCACGCGACCGGCCTTTTTCATGTGGAAATATAGGAAGATATTCCCGATCTTCGACTGAGGTGCTGGCGAGGGCACGGACCTCAAGGCGAAAATTCAGGTACCCCCAGATTTTTGGGGTTCTAAGTCCTGAAGAGTCTGCTAACTTCAATAGGAAGAAAATCCTATTGCAAGGTGAGCCATGACCCTCGATCCTTCCTCTCGTCCCGAACCGCCCCCGCCTGCAGCCCTGTCTCCTGCCCCGTCTGTGAATTGGGACCCGGAGCAGACGAATGCCCCCGTGAATGGCGACGGCCCGCGTTCACTCACCCCGGAACGGCGCCTGCTCTGCATGATCGTGCGTCAGTTGACGGAGGAACTGCTGCGCGCGACCGGCCTCGAAAGTGACCAGGATCCCGGCCGCCGGGCGACGGGCCATGTGCGTCAGGTCGCCATGTATGTCTGCCACGTCGCCTATTCCATGCCGATGGGCGAGGTGGCGGAGGCCTTCGGCCGTGATCGCTCCACCGTCGGCCATGCCTGCCGCATGGTCGAGGACCGCCGCGACGACCGCGCCTACGATACCTTTGTTGCGATTGTCGAGCGCATGGCGAGCGCCGTGCATCTTCTGGCCGGCTGGCGCATCTGAGGGGAGGCGGCATCATGACGACGAGGAAGAGCTCCAGACAAACGACCGGCGCCGGTCAGGCCGGATTGCCGCCAGACCCGGCGACGAGCGCTGCCGTGACAGCAGCACCGTTCCATGCGTCCGGCCGCGGCACATTCCGCGCGACTGGGGCCGATGGAGCACTGGCCAATACCTCCCGCGCCGAGCGCAAGCAGGTCCGACAGATCCTCCGCCGCGCACTCACCGGTCCGATCATCCTTCCAGCCGAGGGCGCAGCGAGCAATCCGGCAGATAGGCACTGCCCGCCCGGCGCCATGGCCGAGCTCGCCCCGGAACGCCTCGCCCGACTGGTCGCCGACGGTCTGCTCGCACGGTCCCCCGAAGGCTTCGTCGCCACCACAGAAACGGCCGCATGGCTCCGCCGGGATCTCTGCGAGCTGCCGGACGAGGCCCATGCCAGCCAGCACCGGACGATGGAGGTTGAAACACTGGTGACCCCCGAGGGTCGCCGGACCGTGCGCCGAAATCTGCAGGAATCCCCGCTTTTTCCGCTCCTGCGCCTGAAGGAGAAGGATGGTCGCGCCTTTCTGTCGCCAGACGCCGTCGCCGCCGGAGAACGCCTTGCCGCAGACTTCGACTTCGCCGGCCTTCAGCCCCGGATCACGGCAAGTTGGCAGCCTCGGCTGTCCGCCCGCGCCAGGGGGGGCGCCCCGCCCTCGGTGGACCTGCCAGACAGCAGGCTCGCCGCCCGAACCCGCATCGCCCGCGCCATCGAGGCGATGGGCCCGGAACTGTCGGGTGTCGCCCTCGATGTCTGTTGCTTCGGCAAGGGCCTGGAAACCGTCGAGCGCGAACGGCAATGGCCGGCCCGCTCTGCCAAGCTTATGTTGCGTGCCGCTCTTCTCTCACTTGCGCGCCATTACGTCCCGACGTCCGTGCGATCCCGTCCGCGCCACTGGGGCCAGGAGGATTTCCGGCCGAAGATGGGGTGAGGCGAGTTGTGCCCGTTCACACCAGTCGCCGCGCTGCCTCTTCGCGGATGCGCTGGATCATCGAGCGCAGACCGTTGGCTCGCTGCGCGGTCAGGTGTTCGAGCAGGCCGATCTGGCTGAAGAGGTCGAGCGCATCGAAATCGACCACGTCTGTCGCCTTTTTGCCGGAATAGGCGGCAAGCACGATGGCCACGAGACCGCGCACGATGAAGGCGTCACTGTCGCCGCGAAAGGTCATCACCGGATCGGCACCGTCACCGGCCGAAACCGAGAGCCAGACCTGGCTCGCGCATCCCTGCACCTTGTTGGCTGCGGTCTTCTCGTCGTCCGGCAGGTCGGGCAACGCCTTGCCGAGCTCGATCACATAGCGCATCCGGTCCTCCCAGTCGTCGAGGAAACCGAAGTCGTCGATCATTGCGTTCAAGCTCGTCATGCTACCCACCCGATGTTCAAGTCGGACCGATATAGGCCAGACCTCAGCGCATTTGAACCGCCTGCGGCAAGGAAACATGGTGTGCATGTCGATGGACCGCAAAATGCTGAGTGTTCTCAGGTTTGCTAGGGATCGTCATCCGCATCGGGGACCGGGATATGCATGCGGCCGTGCCGGATGTTTGCGATCTCGATGAGGTCACCCAGGCGCCGATAGTCGATCAGGTAGTCGCCGACCACGAGCGTGCGAAACCCCGCGATCTGCAGTCCATGCGTCTGATTGCCGATATCGGGAAATTCTCGCAGCAGCGCGCGTGCCCTGTTCATCGATTGGACAAACGTGCGCGCCGCCGATGGATGGCGGCCAAGAAGATAGGCACTCTCTCGGCGCATATAGTCGGAGGCTCTGCGGGAGAGCCGGATGGATATCATGCGACCTTGCCGGCAATGATGCGATTCATTTCGGCCAGAACGACATCGAAGTCCTCGTGCTCGCCAGCGTCCAGTTGCATCCGACCTTCGATGGCGCCCAAGATATCGGCGCCCTCCTGCACGAGGTAAGCCTTTAGAGCTCTCAGGATGATGTAACTCCGTGATCGCTCCGTGCCTCCGGCAATCCGATCGACGTCCGCAAGGATGTCTGACGGAACCCGCAGAGTGACGGATTCGCTTTGTTTCGCTTCGGGCATGGGCGCTCCTCGAATTCGGTAAGACACTATAAGACACATCGTCATCTGGCTCAACGCCATCCCCCTCTTCGGGTGCGCCGAAAAAAGAAAAGCCGCGTAGCTTTCGCCACGCGGCCCGGCAAAACGCCGATTTCAGTGAGGGACAGGCAGACAGGCATCCGGTCCATGGCAGGCCCGGTTGCAAGCGGGGAGGGGGCGGACATCCGCCCCGAAATTCTTGGAGTGACCGCAAGAAGATGCGGTCATGTATGCTGCGAAGCGCTCAGAGCTTCGGCGGCTGATAGGGTTTCGGCAGGTGCTTCGGGCGCGCCGTCGGCGTGACCGTGCCGGTGATGACAGGCTCCTCGGCTTCGATGTTCGCCAGCTGCGGGATCTCGACTTGCGGCTTGACGATCTCGATGGCGCCGCGTGTCGTTGCCGTATTCTCGTCGGCCACGGTCGTCGTGCCGCCGTCGGTGAACTGCTTGTCGAGCAATTGGTAGGCGACGAGTGCACCTTCGCGGGCCCGCTGGCCGAGCGCCTGGAAGGTTGCCGCGCCCTTGTCGCAGACCTCAGGCTTCTCGACGCAGAGCGAGGTCACATAGTCATAGGCACCGCTGGCTGCGGTCATGGCTGCACCCATGTCGAAGCCGGCGCCGTCTCTCTCCTCGGCGGGCGGTGCCGCAAGGAAGGACAATGCGACCAGTGTCGCGGTGCAGTAGATTGATCCTTTGATCAGAAACCACATTGTCTTCACCAAAATCCCTGTTGCCGGTCTTTGCCGGAACGGTCCGGGTTACGCCCCGAACTCATGGAAGCGACCCTAGGTTCGATTCGCGAAAATCGTTTTTCGAAAGCCGGTCGGCTTTGATGTGAATTCGACTAAAATTTGAGTGATCTCTCCGTTTCGGGACGCTTGCCTAGAAGTTTAGCGATCCGCGTTAAGCATAAATGTGGCTGCGACCCGACAATCCACCGCTTCTGGCGGGGCCAGGCCACCACAAGTCTTAACGGCCATTCGAAAAGTTGAATGATATCAGCGCTTACGCACCGTTAACCATGTTTGGGAATGCCTCATCCCGATGTCCCGTTTCGGGTCGGATCGGCCCGGTAAGACCCGTTGCAGGCCTCTGCCTTATCTATTCCTTAAGCGCGTCCGGCCTATCTTCAGGCCGATAAATCAGATGAACCGGTTGCGGATTTCTGGCGTGGTTGTAATGCGTAATATGTCGGATGCACTGACGGTAACGATGGACGGGCTCCTT
This DNA window, taken from Peteryoungia algae, encodes the following:
- a CDS encoding helix-turn-helix domain-containing protein — encoded protein: MTLDPSSRPEPPPPAALSPAPSVNWDPEQTNAPVNGDGPRSLTPERRLLCMIVRQLTEELLRATGLESDQDPGRRATGHVRQVAMYVCHVAYSMPMGEVAEAFGRDRSTVGHACRMVEDRRDDRAYDTFVAIVERMASAVHLLAGWRI
- a CDS encoding Na+/H+ antiporter subunit D produces the protein MAAPTTTPADYAAAYVMEPMTAAHWLAVTPMALCIAFGAILMMIRHRTHWHPHVALTGLALLVLNDVMLLMKVVADGPLTMMMGRWLPPFGIAITVDLTGALLALAAAIVALCGALYAHVEINNSGRRYGFYPLLMLLMAGVSGAFLTGDIFNLYVWFEVLLISSFGLLILGSEREQIDGALKYAVLNLMATTLFLIGVAYLYGIFGTLNMADIAMKVPNYAGTAPLMTLSALFVLAFAMKAAAFPVNFWLPASYHTPRVVVSALFAGLLTKVGVYALLRVMVMLFPVEREALSLVIAIVAALTMVLGAMGALAQNDIRRFLGFVVIAGIGNMMAGIAIGSNLAVGAAIFYALHSILLMTALYLVAGEIARIGGHYRLDRVAGLWAVAPLFGALTLALFFAASGLPPFSGFWPKALLVKASIDIGAWWLAASVLFSGFLTTIAFGRVFLFSFWRPVAVAGEPELTAAPAIQVGAQRWRMAPIIILTGFVVWFGLFPDSLIVISQDAASGLLDPTSYIRSVFPEGGAR
- a CDS encoding MucR family transcriptional regulator, with amino-acid sequence MSEVQQGPSQQLLVELTADIVSAYVSNHMVQVSDLTTLIADVHQALNSTATPTPVQAVVEKPKPPVPIRKSIEDDYLICLEDGQKFKSLKRHLMTHYNMTPEEYREKWGLPSDYPMVAPAYAEARSRLAKEMGLGQRRKRAK
- a CDS encoding type II toxin-antitoxin system RelE/ParE family toxin yields the protein MISIRLSRRASDYMRRESAYLLGRHPSAARTFVQSMNRARALLREFPDIGNQTHGLQIAGFRTLVVGDYLIDYRRLGDLIEIANIRHGRMHIPVPDADDDP
- the msrB gene encoding peptide-methionine (R)-S-oxide reductase MsrB, coding for MTASTPAPKIVKSDAEWREQLTPEQYRILREHGTERAFSGPYWDNFQKGLYHCAACDEPLFVSDTKFDAGCGWPSYFEPVKPDAVTEHRDTAFGMVRTEIRCANCGGHLGHVFPDGPKPTGLRYCINGHSMVFTPID
- a CDS encoding Na+/H+ antiporter subunit E, with the protein product MSLYAISILMAVIWATVSGSFTLLNFLFGFVLSILTLYLLRERFVGPDYTSRSRRILSLVMLFLVELAKSAWRVATLVLQPKMDLKPGIFAYPLSVKSDWEISLLANLITLTPGTLSVDVSEDRQTLYVHALDCSDVEAARRDIAEGFEKKIMEAFA
- a CDS encoding Na+/H+ antiporter subunit B, producing MNTLIFRTFAPFLTVLMLVFSIFVLLRGHNEPGGGFIGGLIGAAAFAMYGIAFGVQAVRRAMVFHPMSVAGCGLLVSTLSGVISAPLGYPFMTGVWVYPSLGGVEVPLATVISFDIGVYLVVVGTFASIALALEERDDG
- the mnhG gene encoding monovalent cation/H(+) antiporter subunit G; the protein is MISLLATLAVAFLMIAGALFSLLAAIGLNRLPDFYTRMHAASKAGTVGSGLLLLAVGLHAADGATFGRSLAGIVFFILTAPISAHLLARAAHKVGYKLSSVSVRDDMVG
- a CDS encoding cation:proton antiporter, which produces MTPELIVEYASIVAIAILVVALLLTVYRAVVGPTLPDRIVALDMLVGIVIGFIAVIALRTGYTLYIDIAIALGLVGFLATVAFARFVLARGCVGEGEEIEPGPAPGPAPPKPVATSAAGAAAPKTAKPRKTSKPAAPSGKEAK
- a CDS encoding DUF6456 domain-containing protein, whose product is MTTRKSSRQTTGAGQAGLPPDPATSAAVTAAPFHASGRGTFRATGADGALANTSRAERKQVRQILRRALTGPIILPAEGAASNPADRHCPPGAMAELAPERLARLVADGLLARSPEGFVATTETAAWLRRDLCELPDEAHASQHRTMEVETLVTPEGRRTVRRNLQESPLFPLLRLKEKDGRAFLSPDAVAAGERLAADFDFAGLQPRITASWQPRLSARARGGAPPSVDLPDSRLAARTRIARAIEAMGPELSGVALDVCCFGKGLETVERERQWPARSAKLMLRAALLSLARHYVPTSVRSRPRHWGQEDFRPKMG
- a CDS encoding SufE family protein, translated to MTSLNAMIDDFGFLDDWEDRMRYVIELGKALPDLPDDEKTAANKVQGCASQVWLSVSAGDGADPVMTFRGDSDAFIVRGLVAIVLAAYSGKKATDVVDFDALDLFSQIGLLEHLTAQRANGLRSMIQRIREEAARRLV
- a CDS encoding Na+/H+ antiporter subunit C, which produces MEVIFALVVGIFFAAAVYLMLSKKVIRILLGVVLLGNAVNMLLFTAGRLTPAIPPIIPGGVDVLPPGTANPLPQALILTAIVISFSFFCFLLVLTYRAYQDLGTDDTDEMRVAEPKDEPLPPSGY
- a CDS encoding putative monovalent cation/H+ antiporter subunit A, which translates into the protein MTSDLTWVAMLLPFAAALLAPWLTGRLGANAAWLLALAPALAFAHFAGFLPEIAAGERVTGGFAWVPSLNLSFSWFLDGLSLTFALLITGIGVLIVLYAGGYMKGHPQQGRFIGFILLFMGAMLGLVVSDSFLMLFVFWELTSITSFLLIGFDHTREASRRAALQALVVTGGGGLILLAGMIFIWNITGVSQLSLLLSTGDTLRESPFYLAALLLVLGGAFTKSAQFPFHFWLPNAMEAPTPVSAYLHSATMVKAGVYLLMRLNPVMGETPAWEILLPFFGGLTLLVGSVLAVRQTDLKLMLAYTTVASLGLLVMLTGFGTEHAVEAAVLYLVAHSLFKGALFMVAGAIDHEAGTRDITRLGGLRKLMPITFAAAILAGVSMAGLPPLFGFLAKEEIYYALAGASPRAILFTAVAVIGNALMFVIAFAVGLKPFIGREGDTPKHAHEGPVLLWLGPLTLAVLSLAGALFSGLAHRFISSPMASAVDGEAQAVTIGLIPSIGAALALSVLTVVLGVVLYLGLDRLRATVDRLVTGLGVSPDRGFDHFISGLVRLSTGITRFVQNGRLETYITLTFVFVAIVLLVTPVVYGELPTGLSLPSEFDFHQMAILAIAVIGVIAVLSAQDRLTAIVCLGIQGFAVAVIFLLYGAPDLSFTQFMVETLSVVILALVMTRLRLSPSDHRPITARLLDGSLAIACGLGFGLMLAASTAGPFDASLSAFFAEHSKIIAHGANVVNVIIVDFRGVDTLGEIGVVMITGLSILALIRIRVGAPIIPTPAPSEVAPAPAPPPASSKTKGAKRR